In Aegilops tauschii subsp. strangulata cultivar AL8/78 chromosome 3, Aet v6.0, whole genome shotgun sequence, one genomic interval encodes:
- the LOC109740747 gene encoding probable RNA-dependent RNA polymerase SHL2 gives MGAPRAGDLVTTQVSLGGFDAAVRARDLADFLEVEAGPVWRCRVKTSTTPQDADPDFLLPAAAAAAALDPGQAQQRLVPVPPHAFVHFARPEAARRAADAAGRCELILSGKPLRAASAPDSALRASRRRGVAPFRFPGSRLEVGDLPAPDAFLAAWRCPGPDDGAGGLEFAVDKFDGSCRLVFARDTAFAFRELREAAVVMRCDVKLEFPVRDVAEVRVFKLDCSLLLRLSAAPLVYYRTADDDIYESVPFDLLDDDDPWIRTTDITPSGAIGRCGVYRITFPARFWSKMERALAYMKERRVTVVECGGGWGARRGLTVRDEPEFGERMQDLFFCVQHAEGIKFPVLFLVNALVHKGVINQHQLTPEFYSLLQGREEDVNVAALKEFWGIKFPVFDACRSLKNLQDRVARNPKLLNSKIGDDHSEVRRLVITPTRAYCLPPQVERSNRVVRHYRVVADRFLRVTFMDEGMQQLNSNVLNFSAAQIVKDLMSNSFLQHKTTVYKRVKTFLTEGFHMCGRKYSFLAFSSNQLRDRSAWFFAEDRTDRTRTVESIRKWMGRFTSKNVAKHTARMGQCFSSTYATVVMQPHEVNECLEDVERNGYVFSDGIGKITRELALEVAKKLQLTDNPPSAYQIRYAGFKGVIAVWEGENDGIQLSLRPSMHKFDSSHTVLEVVSWTKFQPGFLNRQIITLLSSLNVPDAIFSQMQKDMLSNLNNILTDTDVAFDVVTTSCADEGNTAALMLSAGISPGTEPHLKALLLAIRSSQLLGLLEKSRIFVPKGRWLMGCLDELGILEQGQCFIRASSPVLNNSLLKHGPRSSSANNNAETVKGTVVMAKNPCLHPGDVRILEAIDVPALHHLVDCLVFPKNGERPHANEASGSDLDGDLYFVTWDEKLIPPGKRSWNPMDYSPAEAKQLPRKVTQSDIVDFFLKNMVNEKLGPISNAHVVHADMSEYGAMDEKCIQLAELAAFAVDFPKTGKIVSMPPALRPKLYPDFMGKDDAISYKSEKILGRLYRSIQEASSSDLVPEETCTLNDLPYDTDMEVPGAADFLSSAWQCKCSYEAQLDALLKQYGVRTEAELVTEHIWSLPKYNSRKQGDIKERLKNAYSALRKEFRAIFESIEAPGQTEAVLDDDERNRVYEMKASAWYQVTYHPKWVQRSREALEPDREEEDAPARLSFAWIPVEHLARIKLRCRGGVKVGRRRPVERLAAYMSGSL, from the exons ATGGGGGCGCCGCGCGCCGGCGACCTGGTGACCACGCAGGTCAGCCTGGGCGGGTTCGACGCCGCCGTCCGGGCGCGCGACCTCGCCGACTTCCTCGAGGTGGAGGCGGGCCCCGTCTGGCGCTGCCGCGTCAAGACCTCCACGACCCCGCAGGACGCCGACCCCGActtcctcctccccgccgccgccgccgccgccgccctcgacccCGGCCAGGCGCAGCAGCGGCTCGTCCCCGTGCCGCCGCACGCCTTCGTCCACTTCGCGCGCCCGGAGGcggcccgccgcgccgccgacgccgccggccGCTGCGAGCTCATCCTCTCCGGGAAGCCGCTCCGCGCCGCCTCCGCGCCCGACAGCGCGCTCCGGGCCTCCCgccgccgcggcgtcgcgccgttcCGCTTCCCCGGGTCCCGCCTCGAGGTCGGCGACCTCCCCGCCCCcgacgccttcctcgccgcctGGCGCTGCCCGGGCCCGGACGACGGCGCCGGCGGGCTCGAGTTCGCCGTCGACAAGTTCGACGgctcctgccgcctcgtcttcgcCCGCGACACCGCCTTCGCGTTCAGGGAGCTCCGCGAGGCCGCCGTCGTGATGCGCTGCGACGTGAAGCTCGAGTTCCCCGTCCGCGACGTCGCCGAGGTCAGGGTGTTCAAGCTCGACTGCtcgctgctgctccggctctcggcCGCGCCGCTCGTCTACTACCGCACGGCGGACGACGACATCTACGAGTCCGTGCCGTTCGACCTGCTCGACGACGACGACCCGTGGATCCGGACCACCGACATCACCCCCAGCGGCGCCATCGGGCGGTGCGGCGTTTACAGGATCACATTCCCGGCGCGGTTCTGGTCCAAGATGGAGCGCGCTCTGGCCTACATGAAGGAGAGGAGGGTGACCGTCGTTGAGTGCGGCGGTGGGTGGGGGGCCAGGAGGGGGCTCACCGTGCGCGACGAGCCCGAGTTTGGGGAACGAATGCAGGACCTCTTCTTCTGCGTGCAGCACGCCGAGGGGATCAAGTTTCCAGTGCTGTTCCTCGTGAACGCGCtggtgcacaagggagtgatcaATCAGCACCAGCTCACGCCTGAATTCTACAGTTTGCTCCAGGGGAGGGAGGAGGATGTCAATGTGGCTGCACTCAAGGAATTCTGGGGGATCAAATTTCCGGTCTTTGATGCGTGCCGGAGTCTCAAGAATCTGCAGGACAGGGTTGCCAGAAACCCCAAACTCCTTAACAGCAAGATTGGGGATGACCATTCTGAGGTGAGGAGGCTGGTGATCACGCCCACCAGGGCGTATTGTCTGCCGCCGCAAGTGGAGCGCTCTAACCGTGTTGTCCGGCATTATCGCGTAGTCGCGGACAGGTTCCTCAGAGTAACTTTTATGGATGAGGGTATGCAGCAACTCAACAGCAATGTGCTGAATTTCTCTGCTGCTCAGATTGTCAAGGATTTGATGTCAAACTCGTTCCTGCAGCATAAGACAACGGTGTACAAGCGTGTCAAGACATTTTTGACAGAGGGTTTCCACATGTGCGGCCGTAAATACTCGTTTCTTGCATTCTCATCAAACCAGCTGAGGGACAGATCTGCCTGGTTCTTTGCAGAGGACAGAACGGACAGAACGAGAACGGTCGAAAGCATTAGGAAATGGATGGGCCGGTTCACAAGTAAGAATGTAGCAAAGCATACTGCTCGGATGGGGCAGTGCTTCTCATCGACATATGCAACGGTGGTGATGCAGCCACATGAGGTCAATGAGTGTCTTGAGGATGTTGAGCGTAATGGGTACGTTTTCTCTGATGGAATCGGCAAGATTACCCGGGAACTTGCACTGGAAGTCGCTAAGAAGCTGCAACTGACAGATAATCCCCCATCTGCCTACCAGATCAGGTATGCAGGCTTCAAGGGTGTTATAGCTGTCTGGGAAGGAGAGAATGATGGGATACAGCTTTCCCTGAGGCCAAGCATGCACAAGTTTGACTCTTCCCACACTGTGTTAGAGGTGGTCTCATGGACAAAGTTTCAGCCAGGATTCTTAAACCGTCAGATCATTACATTACTCTCCTCCTTGAATGTCCCTGATGCTATCTTTTCACAAATGCAGAAAGACATGCTGTCTAATCTCAACAATATTTTGACTGACACTGATGTTGCTTTTGACGTTGTAACCACCTCTTGTGCTGACGAAGGAAACACCGCAGCACTGATGTTGAGTGCTGGCATTTCACCTGGAACTGAGCCGCACCTGAAAGCATTGCTGTTGGCTATAAGGTCCTCACAGCTACTGGGTCTTTTGGAAAAATCAAGGATTTTTGTTCCCAAGGGAAGGTGGTTGATGGGCTGCCTTGATGAACTTGGGATCCTTGAGCAAGGACAGTGCTTTATTCGGGCCTCATCTCCAGTACTCAATAATTCTCTGCTGAAGCATGGACCAAGATCTTCCTCAGCGAACAACAATGCAGAGACCGTTAAAGGTACTGTTGTTATGGCAAAGAATCCGTGCCTTCATCCAGGGGATGTCCGGAtccttgaagccattgatgtgcCTGCTTTGCATCACCTTGTTGATTGCTTGGTCTTTCCCAAGAATGGCGAGAGGCCACACGCCAATGAAGCGTCTGGGAGTGATCTTGATGGGGATCTATACTTTGTGACGTGGGATGAAAAACTTATCCCACCGGGTAAAAGAAGCTGGAACCCTATGGACTACTCCCCAGCCGAAGCAAAACAGCTACCGCGCAAAGTAACCCAATCT GATATCGTTGATTTCTTTTTGAAGAACATGGTAAATGAGAAACTGGGTCCGATAAGCAACGCTCATGTTGTTCATGCCGATATGAGCGAGTATGGAGCAATGGACGAGAAGTGCATTCAGTTGGCAGAACTAGCAGCGTTCGCTGTTGACTTCCCCAAGACGGGCAAAATCGTGTCGATGCCGCCAGCCCTTCGACCAAAACTCTACCCCGACTTCATGGGAAAGGATGATGCCATCTCCTACAAATCAGAGAAGATCCTCGGAAGGCTCTACCGGTCGATCCAAGAGGCCTCCAGCAGCGATCTGGTCCCAGAAGAAACCTGCACGCTGAACGACCTGCCTTACGACACAGACATGGAGGTTCCTGGCGCGGCGGATTTCCTGTCGAGCGCGTGGCAGTGCAAGTGCTCGTACGAGGCGCAGCTGGACGCGCTGCTCAAGCAGTACGGCGTGCGCACGGAGGCGGAGCTCGTGACGGAGCACATATGGTCGCTCCCCAAGTACAACAGCAGGAAGCAGGGGGACATAAAGGAGAGGCTGAAGAACGCCTACTCTGCCCTCCGGAAGGAGTTCCGGGCCATCTTCGAGAGCATCGAGGCGCCGGGCCAGACCGAGGCCGTCTTGGACGACGACGAGAGGAACCGGGTGTACGAGATGAAGGCCTCGGCGTGGTACCAGGTGACCTACCACCCCAAATGGGTCCAGAGGTCGAGGGAGGCGCTGGAGCCTGACcgcgaggaggaggacgcgccGGCGAGGCTTAGCTTTGCGTGGATCCCGGTGGAGCACCTGGCGCGGATCAAGTTACGGTGCCGTGGGGGAGTGAAGGTGGGCCGCCGGAGGCCCGTCGAGAGGCTCGCTGCCTACATGTCTGGGAGCCTGTGA